Part of the Panicum virgatum strain AP13 chromosome 4N, P.virgatum_v5, whole genome shotgun sequence genome is shown below.
AACTTTCACTTATATGTTCAGATTTCTCTTAGTTTCTAGTTCTCCATGCTTATCATGCATGTATCCTATAGGTAATGCCCTATTaattaattgtgataaatagaaGTACAATTTTACAGTTGTATCTTAAGTTCACAGAATTCTTGTGCGTTCTTTTAAAAGCATAGATGCTTGTCTTATAAACTGGTGGAAGCTAGAACACTGTCCCCCACCCCATGGAAAAGTCATTGtacaatatttttcttttttcttacaTTCTATTATGTTCGATGCCTGCAGAAACGCACCACGAAGTGGGTCGATGCGCAACTTCCAGTGACGGCAGCACTAACACCAGGCAGCATTCTTGGATAGTTCCACCCAGTATTTCTTTCATTCCTATCCTATGAATTTTGTGGCTAAAATCATAGCACAGATGAGATGACCCTACAATACCAAGATCAGGGTAAGAGTAGGCTCGGATCAGATGCGGCCATTGCAGGAGTGGACCTGAGGTGTCTAACCTTGCGGGTTGTGGCGCGTGCTGCCGCCCTCTTGTTTCGTTTAGTCCAGGCAGCGCATCTGATGCTTGTATAGGCTGGGCGATCTTGGCATGTCTTATCTTGCGGTTCTGCAGGAATCCTGTTGCCCAGGTTGTGAATATTCAATATTGTATCCTCACATATTTGTTGCCGCTGCTCTAATTGCTCTGTGTGACCACTGCGTGCTTCAACAACTTTCGCAGATGAACAGTGCGTGTTTGTCCGAAGCCAAACAATGCCAAATCTTAGATACACCACAATTTCAAGGTCGCATTTGTGTCTTTGCCACAGTCGTGGCTAGACATACTTTCGTAGCTTAGTGTACCACTTGTCATTGACTTGTTGCTTTGCAAAATTTTACCTAGGCATGTACAATAGTTTAGACAGTTGCTGTCTATTTGATATGCATAGACAGCTAAATAGATAGCTTTATAACAATTTTGACAGTTGTTGTCTATTTAGCTGTCTATGTGATATTTAATACGTACTCTAGTTGATGTTTACATGGAAGCATGAGCAGAACAGTAGATGAGATAGCAGATAGCAATACATGCTTTTCTCATTTAATGATGGCCACATTAGCTCATTTTGGTTACGTGGATTTGCATAGATAGTTGCTGTCTAACTGTTAGGCATGGCTTAGAAAAAAAGGTGTGGCAATGTATGGAGACGAAGCGTGTTGTCTCCTAGCTTTTGATAACTCAAATTTATCCCCTCGTTTAGGAAAAAAGTGTTAGGCATGTCCTCACCCTTTGGCCGGTGATGCTTAAAAAATTTGGAGCGAGGCAAGAACGTTCATCGATGCTTGGTTGAATAAAAAAcaaagaggaaggagagaggtgaTGCAAGCGTGAGATGTTGAGATGGGTAGACTCTTGACACCAGTAACCGCTTTcagttcttttatttttctagcACCGGTGCTTACACCGCAACATATCATGAATGATGCTAATTTTGAATTATCACATGTGgatctcaattttttttctagcaCCACTCCACATTGTGGAGGGCCCAAATGTAAATGAACCTTGGATCACCAATAACTCTTACTGGTTTCACATTACACTGCACAAAGAATCCCCTACTCTTGGCCTTCTGCAGATATGGTTCTCTTGACAAAAATGGGAAGGTGAATGGCGACAAGGGAGTTAAAGTGTTCGATTTTACACTGGCTTTCTCCTAGCAGCAGATTACTGTACATTtcttctagaaccttgtcaggAAACTGGAGCAAGCAGGGAGAATTTGACATGCAGGGAGATTTTCCCCTTCTCAACATCCAGCTTGGCGCCGGTGACCAGCCAGTATCCAGGACTGTCCTGTGGCCCCATGGTCACCTGAGACGTCTCGACAAACTTGAGCAGCCTCTGGGCCCCAACGGGCACGGGTGGCCCTCCGGCGAACACACCGGAGTCGATGTGAACCctctccggccgccgctgctccgcgccggcgcccgAAGACGCCGCGAACGACTTGGACAGGAAGCTCATTTTGCCCGACAGCCTCACCGTGTTGTGCGCCCATCTGGACTGCGCTGTTAggttgatctccttcctaataggccCAACGGCCTATTAGGCCCTTAAACCGCGCCCTGATCAGGGGcgtccaacccttaatggttggtgggccccgtTGCACTGCGCTATAAAGAAAGGTGGGGGCCGGCGGCACACGGTACGAGGTTCACCGGTGCGCCGCCAAACCCACCGAAAACCCTAGCCCGATCTGAGGGTGCGCAGGAGCAACGGGAAGCCGCCGCCTCTACTCTACTGGCGTTTCCTCTGCTGCAGCCGACTCCTtcccgtcgtcgccgccaccgtcctcgacacCATCAGCCCGGCGTCGACCTCTCTGCACTGCTCAtcgccgcctttgagcggatctccatcaacgaacctGTGATGGCCGGGCCAAGCTCTTCTGCAGGCACCGAAGGTCCTCAATCCCGCTgctctttctcctttctctgTGTTATTGTTGTAGATCTAGGTTTTCGTTGTACTCAGATTAAGGAAAGAAGAGAAATCCTACTCGATCCGTACACTGTGTGATCCTAGTTATCTAACATTGGTATCAGTCGCCTACACACGTGTAGATCGAGGTCAGGAAAAAAAATAGTTTCGAGTGTGAATCGAAACAACAGTCAAAGAAAAGCAACTCGATCTCTGATCGAAAAGTTTCAAACCCTATCATTCGAACCCGAATCGATAGAATCAAAGAAAGAACAGATCGAATCGATGGCAAATCGAACTCAACagtcaaaccctaaccctaaccctagagatCAAAGGGCGCGGGACCTACCTGGTCCACGCGTCACTGCCGTCGCCGGTGCGTGTGACGcgcttgcgccgccgctcgccggactTCGCGGCACAGTGGAGCCGCCTGCTCACTGCTCCGGGACGCCGGGGTCGCGTGTGCGGGGCTCGAAAGCGTGGCTCCGTCCACGgccggctcgacggcggcgcgctcacccTCTGGTGAGcgtgcgcgccggcgagcaggccgcgacggcgccgtcccgcccgctccgcccggCCACCATGGCCAGTGGCCGTCACCGCTGCGAAgagtggagagagaagggggaggaaAGAATGAACTAGGGTTTtgggccacggcgacggcgatgcgGTTTTTGATATGGCGAAAACCACGGACGACCGTCCGATCGTGATCAACGGCCACGAGATCGTCTCGCCTCCTGGGCTGGTAGACGGCCCATGCGGGCGGGGGGAGGGGACACCGCGGCGGGCCGATTCGGCGGCCCGGCCGTTGGCTGTCGGGCCTCGGGCCCAAGAAAAGGTGGCCGAGCAGGCCGCGGGCCGGTTTTGCTTCAGGGCCGCATGAACAGTGTCTCGTTttattgttttttctattttttcagaagcaatttcaatagtttcttgaatggttttgattatagtttgatctctattcaattttgcaccaacgtgtttattgtttagagataaaagtttATAGTTTTGCTTCTGGAAATAGAAATTCCAACATGTTTCCGCTGCTAAGTTTATATAGTTGCTTTTAtactttaattcgaaccaacgagacaattaaagtttaagagcatggttaaaagattatttttgagcattatggtattgttaattttctgaccaacgttgttaattacaatactgtaattacatagtttttgtgcatttacttctatttctgcccaacggtgatatagatttaattgcataaacagttgtatgttctattttgaccaacgttggaattttacatgcaattattgttattatgttctcactattttttgaaattttcagcggggatgaacttgatgggattcatcagtcacatcccgactctaaaaggagacaactatggcgaatggatcaagaaggttgatcttgctttcgtctgtggagaggtggatgagatgatcaccactccaaagcccactgagccaccggctccagtgagaggggaatctgacactgatgctgagtggcagaaaaagcaaagggactatgctcccttaaagatgcattatgatctcgaaaagacaaagtggaataacgccaacaagaaatgtgtggcagttataaagaacacaattgatcctaacattttgggttcaattggagagtgtgattcagctgctgagtaccttgcaaagataaagaatcagtttactggttcttcaaagacttatgctacacagatcatagagcagttgATCACAAAAaggtactatggcaatgccggtacgataagagatcatatcatggggatgtgtGCTTTGAACTCCAAACTCAAACCAATGGACTTGGATCTCAaagaagagtttatggtgcacctggtgttcgcctctctgccaaaagagtttgcaacgtttgttgtaaactataactcacagccagagaagtggaacatggaaaaggcaattgcaatgtgtgcacaagaggaagatagactcaagaaacagaatggtgggtctgtcaattttgtgcataataacaagaaaaggactttccaagctgcttcttcctctaaagctaaagataaagcccctatgccacagaagtatcagcaacagcgtCAGCAACAGCGCACCCCAGCAcaagatgagtgcttccactgctttgacaaggggcatcgtaaagcagattgtcccgcttacttaaagatgataatggcaaagaatggtgagaatgtaatttcatttgttaatgaatccctgtatttaaagttttctaaatctacttggtggattgattctggtgcaactgtgcatgttgcaaattctttacagggattccgttcgacaaggactacgcaaagaagcgaaagacacattaaagtcgcgaacggagtacaagcagatgttgaagctgttggcgatgtctccatcgagctagttaatggtttcatgcttgtattaaaagatgttttatttgttacttcgcttcaaagaaacttgatcagtgtttcacgcttagacacagatggttttggttgtcattttgcgaatggcaaatgtgaactatggtttgataataattgtattggtgatgctgtcctttacaatgatctttatttattatctatgcgtgataaagtgcattctgtatgtaatgtgaatgtgaatgaatccttgtcagagaaagaaacaaagaaaagaaagagaactcaagacacttcatcgaaattatggcactgtcgtttaggccatatttcgagggggagaattgaaagattagtgaagAGTGAAATTCTTTCACAGTTAGAGTTCTCTGATCTTGAACAATGCAttgaatgcattaaaggaaaatttgtaaagcaaattaaaaagggtgccaaacgaagtgcaggaacgttagaaataattcacactgatatatgtggaccgtttcctgtgaaaagtgtggatggctgtgattcgttcataacattcacagacgattactcccgctatggttacatttatccaattaaagaaagatctgaagcattggatacatttaaaatattcaaagctgaggttgaaaatcagcttgacaaaagaattaaaatagtaagatcagaccgtggaggggagtactacggtcgacataccccttatggacaagttcctggaccttttgcgaagtttttacaggaaaatggaatagttgcccaatactctacaccgggggagcctcagcaaaatggagtagctgaaaggcgcaaccatacactaatggatatggtgcgcagtatgatgagttattcctcattgccattgagtctgtggatggaggcgttgaaaaccgccatccatattctcaacagagtgccaagcaaattggtgcccaaaacgccgtatgagctatggacaggaagagaaccctcactgactcacctacgggtctgggggagcccagctgaggctaaaatgtttaatccaaatattggaaaactggatcccaaaactgtaagctgtcattttataggctatcctgaaaagtcgaaaggttttcgtttctactgcccagacagacatacaaagtttgtagaaacgagacatgctgtttttctagaaagtgaaatgatcagggggagcatggtacctagagaaattgaccttgaggagaagcgggtgtatgtgcctactcctatgattcaagagccatttttctcactacctgttgatgctgcaccaaaagtttctgaaatagtgacgtcagtaccttcttcggttgttgctgcgccaactattccagttattatggtgtcaacacctgtcgcaactccacccataccaacagtgagcgaaggtttggaacctgtcatccaggaaccgcctgaacccgtggttggacatgaggaggaggtgCTACAGCCCCTTATGGAAAATGtgccagaagttgaggcacaaaatgtgccacaagcagtggcccttagatggtcacaaagagaaagaaggtcggctatttctagcgactatgaagtttataatacagaagagATTCATATGAAGGGTGATCCcgcttcatatgaagaagccatgagaagtattcactcatccaaatggctggaagctatgaaagatgagatgaaatcaatgagttccaatggtgtttgggacttagaggaaattcctaaaggagccaaaacagtaggctgtaaatgggtttacaagataaaacatgactccaaagggaatgtagaaaggttcaaagcacgactcgtggcaaaaggctttacgcaaagagaagggatagactataacgaaactttttctccggtttcgtgtaaagattccttcagaattataatggcattggtggcacattatgacttagagttacatcagatggatgtaaagacggcatttcttaacggggatttgtatgaaaatgtttatatggcacaaccaaaaggttttatcatgaaaggaaaagaagatatggggtgtcgcttaaagaaatccatttatggattaaaacaAGCCTTTAGacagtggtatttaaagtttgatgaaaccataagaaaatttggttttaaagaaaatgaggaggacaattgcatttatgcaaagttcagaagtggaaaatttattttcctgatcctatatgtggatgacattctacttgctactagtgatgttggtctgctactggagacaaagaaattcttgtcctcaaattttgatatgaaagatctcggtgaagcttcatttgttttgggaattgaaattcaccgagatagaataaagggggtattaggactgtcacaaaaggcatacttagaaaaagttctaaagaaatacagtatgcatatgtgcaagccttcacctgctccaatagtcaagggcgatagatttgggaaatttcaatgtcccaggaaccagtatgagatcgatcaaatgaaagcggttccatatgcttcagctgtaggAAGcatacagtatgctcaagtttgtacacgccctgacttagcttttgttaccgggatacttggcagatatcagagtaatccaggacaggcacactggattatggtaaagaaagcattacgttatgtgcaaggcacaaaaggcctcatgctaacatacagacaatccgattccctagagatagaagggtactcagatgcggattttgcgggggacatcgatgaccgaaagtccacgtccggttatgtgttcacactcgcagggggagctatatcgtggaaaagctccaaacaaagcgtcactgcatcatcgacgatgtacgctgaatttgtagcatgttatgaggcctcagggcaggttgaatggttaaagaaatttatacccggtttaagagtggtagacagtattcaaagaccactcagaatgtactgcgacaatgaaccagcagtgttttatgctcacaacaataagtcaagtggtgctgccaaacacattgacataaagttttatgttgtgaaggagaaaatccagaatcactctattacactcgagcatataagtacaaagaaaatgcttgcggatccgctcactaaaggcttaccacccaatgtgttcatggaacacatagccggcatgggtttgagggaaagcctgtgatttctggaaaaacaaaagggcccaaaagataaagaatttgtttcaaaacagtgatGTGTGTGGTAGCTGTCGAGTCTATCGGTCTAGGACTGTGATGATAAGGCATGCTCTAttcattaatctgtgatggaacaactaaagGAAAAGTTTCAGGTTAAAGTATAAGGTTAAAGtacaaagtgagatcaagggggagaatgttaggttgatctccttcctaataggcccaacggcctattaggcccttaaaccgcgccctgatcgggggcgtccaacccttaatggttggtgggcccccgttgcACTGCGCTATAAAGAAAGGTGGGGCCGGCGGCACACGGTACGAGGTTCACCGGTGCGCCGCCAAACCCACCGAAAACCCTAGCCCGATCTGAGGGTGCGCAGGAGCAACGGGAAGCCGCCGCCTCTACTCTACTGGCGTTTCCTCTGCTGCAGCCGACTCCTtcccgtcgtcgccgccaccgtcctcgacacCATCAGCCCGGCGTCGACCTCTCTGCACtgctcgtcgccgcctttgagcggatctccatcaacgaacctGTGATGGCCGGGCCAAGCTCTTCAGCAGGCACCGAAGGTCCTCAATCCCGCTggtctttctcctttctctGTGTTATTGTTGTAGATCTAGGTTTTCGTTGTACTCAGATTAAGGAAAGAAGAGAAATCCTACTCGATCCGTACACTGTGTGATCCTAGTTATCTAACATGCGCCACCGTGTGTCCCGTCAGCTCGGTGTACAGGAGCCTGAGGTGGAGTATGTTGGTCGAGTCGTGAGCCTTGACGTGCAGCTGAGCGCCGGAGACGacgtacgccgccggcgagccggcggcgcTGCCCCAGCGAGGGTCGTACTTCACCGGCACCGTGCAGACGTGGGCAAACATTCTCCACTGGACCGGCTCGTAGAACCGCTCGTCGGAGATCGTCTCCGATCCGCGCCATATCGGCTGCTTGGCTGATCTTGCGTTGATGAACGCTGGGGTGTTCGACAGATGTTGCAGGTGGATGCCTAACCTGATATTGGTGTGAAGTTTCTCAGGTTAGTTATGCAGTATGTTCAGCCATCATTCAGAGAAAATACCACAGAAACTGGAAGTGGATTTTGCTAACCGGTTGTTTTTCTTGCCCTCCAGATGCAATCTCATGCCGGTGGCCGGTAATCTTGGAACAATCACCTGCATTTCGATTTCACCAAATGGTTAGTGTGAGTGATTTTTGTTGGATTTCAGATGTGTTCAGAATTAATGAGGCGATGATATTTTTTACCTCGCTTGAGCTGACGTACAGCTTTGAACCTACAAGGCTGAAGTGCAGGGCTGGGCTAGCACCTTGTCGGTTTGAGCAGGGACCAAGTGGTAGGTCACTGAGTACTGGGGCCCACAATCTGTGGTGCTGGAAGTCCAGGAAGTAGCTCAGTTCTTGTATTGGAGGTTTGTCTGTTAAGGAACAGTGGCGTGATCATAAACTTTTAGGATTTGCAACATAGCATGGACGGATAACAAAACAAAATAAGCACAACTTATAACAAGGAATATCATTCTTTCTGAATTGTTTTCACTTCTGTTGAGGTATATCTTATGATTCATTTCACCGATTGCACAGATTCTTCAAGCTCTAAGTTTCTATGCACTTAGCAGATGGATTAGCTAAATGGGTGAGAAGATCTTACATCTGAGATATAGGTTTATGGCATGAGATAGGAAGCCCACACCAGTTACTCCCTTGAGAAGGGATGTGATGGGCACAAGCTTGAAGTTGATTGCTTCCGGCATTGTAACCACAGTGAGCAGCCACTCTGAGTGGTCACTCGCTGCTGTGTTCCCTCCCCTCTTGGAGTGTATGACTGTCACACCCTGGATCAGTTCAGGTAACAATTAGAAGTTGCACAATATGAAACCTGAAGATTCTCCAGTCACTGGAATAACCTATGTCCTGGCCTCTACAGCTCTCTAACTGTTATTTGCAACTTGTCAAAGTACTTAACTACAATACCTCTTTGCAGGATACTGGAGCAATCATTCCTTCAAGCCTTTGCTGTGTCACATGAGCACCAAATACATTGAAGGCCTCAGGGACCTGTTGCCATCAGAGCAATGAGAGAGTTCCAGCACATCAGCTCATCTTTTTGATATGATATTCAGGTGGACGTTTAGTTCATAACTTAACTATGATGTGGACATCAATGAAAATGATTCGTTAACCTTAATTTTGTGGTCCCTTGATTTGCGGTTTGAATGGGGCAGAGTGCATGCCCCGGTGAACAGCTGGTCGCCTAGCCTGTCCAAGTGCTTTTTGATCTCAGATGGGGACAAGTTGTCCTGCTTCACATACACCACATCCTGGCCACCCAAGCTTAGTCCGACTACGATGTGAGTTCCGTACTTCTCGATGAAGCTGCACACCATTTTAACAAAACATTGATAGAAACATACTTTCTTTTTTACTTTTCATTTCTTTGAACCTGCCACGCACATTGATGTGACACGTCCGTGTTAATGCATGCTGATGTTCAGATATAAGACATGGAAGGTTAGAACAAGTCCAAGTCCTGCAAGTAGCTTTCTCTGCATTCTACAACTTGCAGGCTGCTGCTTCTTGCAATCTTGCCTGGTCTCGTCCTTTACTCCTTTTCCACCCAAGCATACGGTTTTCCACACCGCACGGCAAACGTGTGGCGGACGATTTTGCACTCGTGGAAGTGACAAAACCAAGCCCTTGGTCACCGGATTAGGTTAAGAGCTGAGCCAATCCCTCAAGTTAAGCATTATATTGTACTTGATCACCTTAACTTGCTTGTTCATATCCTATTTTATTACAGCACTACTACCACTACCCAACAATCAAAATATATAAGGCATGCATGCATTTTAAGATTAGAATCGTGTAATATTTGACAATAATTAGCCTCACTAATATAAATTTCGTTTAACAAAAACAATATAATTAGACTGATATTTAAAAAATACTTTCCCATTCTTATGATTTTAATGCCACAAACATCATAGTATACGAGAACTTGAGAGCCAATGTTCTCCCCCGCGTCGCTCCCCTAGGGGCAGCACGGGCGGAATCCCTCCCGAGCGCCACCGCCATCCCAGCCCCGTTCCCCGTTTCGCTGCCACCCAAGCGGCCGTCGGAAGCCCGCGCGGCCGCAGGGAAGGCGGAGGCGGGGCTCCAATCCACCTCCTCAACTTTTCTCCCCCTCGCCCTCTCTTTGGTTGGTccgtccatggcggcggcagcggcccccAGCGACCCGCGGCTGGATCCACATCACATGGGCCAGATTTGCGCCCTCGGTAGCCGGATCTGCTCTCACGGAGCCTTGGTGCAGTGGCGGCCTGGGTGCAGCGGTGGCGCCTCCCGTGGCCTGATGCGATGGGTCGTGGTGGCAGCGGCTGCCATCGCTGCGCGTCAAGggcgcggtgccggcggcgtcTGCCACCGCGACCAGTGGGGCACGGCTGCAGCAGCCCCCACGGCTGGGGGCAGCTAgggcgcagcggcggtggcgtccACGGTCGGGGCGGTCAGTGGGGCGCGACTATGGCAGCTCCTACGGCTATGGGTGCGGTGGACACCTCCACCAACCTTGCCGCGGTTAGGTCCGCTGCCGTCTCACCGAAGCTTGCCCGAGGTGCTGGTTAAAGCTTGGACGGCGACGTCTGCGGACGTCGCTACCTTCTTGGAGGCGTCCTTTTGGACCTCTCCGTCTCCCTGTACCGGATGTCGTGGGTGAAAGCCTAACCCATCTTGGGCTAGGGTCAGCGGCGCTTTCTACGACGTAA
Proteins encoded:
- the LOC120669576 gene encoding MACPF domain-containing protein At1g14780-like, coding for MARIREVTHRGEMPGGDGAVAAAVEKAVRCLGRGVDMAGDLRLKHCKDVGGCLVLRSGEKKAAAKVVVPGFRVVADVPADVKCGKGDRIRFKSDVLEFNKMSEVFNHRNSLAGKIPLGLFNSCFDLECSSWAEDASATKCLAFDGYFISLLDLRLDCRPLALADHIVRAVPAAWDPSAIASFIEKYGTHIVVGLSLGGQDVVYVKQDNLSPSEIKKHLDRLGDQLFTGACTLPHSNRKSRDHKIKVPEAFNVFGAHVTQQRLEGMIAPVSCKEGVTVIHSKRGGNTAASDHSEWLLTVVTMPEAINFKLVPITSLLKGVTGVGFLSHAINLYLRYKPPIQELSYFLDFQHHRLWAPVLSDLPLGPCSNRQGASPALHFSLVGSKLYVSSSEVIVPRLPATGMRLHLEGKKNNRLGIHLQHLSNTPAFINARSAKQPIWRGSETISDERFYEPVQWRMFAHVCTVPVKYDPRWGSAAGSPAAYVVSGAQLHVKAHDSTNILHLRLLYTELTGHTVAHSRWAHNTVRLSGKMSFLSKSFAASSGAGAEQRRPERVHIDSGVFAGGPPVPVGAQRLLKFVETSQVTMGPQDSPGYWLVTGAKLDVEKGKISLHVKFSLLAPVS